One part of the Oryzias melastigma strain HK-1 unplaced genomic scaffold, ASM292280v2 sc01779, whole genome shotgun sequence genome encodes these proteins:
- the LOC112138953 gene encoding mucin-2-like (The sequence of the model RefSeq protein was modified relative to this genomic sequence to represent the inferred CDS: added 40 bases not found in genome assembly): MLSTAMCGPNIHNYNYRNSYHYNHRATNHNTYYYHYDYHYNHRDSYHNTYYNFNNHRNSYHNTYYNFYNHRNSYHNTYYYYNYHYNHRDSYYNTYYYKHYDCHNNHRDYYYNTYYNHRDSYHNTYYYYYFYNHRNSYHNTYYYYNYNYNYRNTYHNIDYYYDTSTTTETPTTTPTTTTTTTTTTTTTETPTTTPTTPTSTTTETPTTTPTTTSTTTTETPTTTSTSITTTTTTTETPTTTSTTTETPTTTPTTTTTTSTETPTTTSTSITTTTTTTETPTTPSTTTETPTTTPTTTTTTTTTETPTTTSTTTTTTTTTTETPTTTPTTTSTTTETPTTTPLTTTTTTITTTETTTPTRTTEKPTTTPSTSTTTETPTTTTTTITTSIPTTTLPFTLATSSQSSTFRIITGPEPKTTTVVPHPQKKATTGSTTISSTTTITSTTPTTIPSTTPGCDDLDFGEMFHFC, translated from the exons ATGCTGTCCACCGCCATGTGTGGCCCCAACATCCACAACTATAACTACAGAAACTCCTACCACTACAACCACAGAGCCACCAACCACAACACCTACTACTACCACTATGACTACCACTACAACCACAGAGACTCCTACCACAACACCTACTACAACTTCAACAACCACAGAAACTCCTACCACAACACCTACTACAACTTCTACAACCACAGAAACTCATACCACAACACctactactactacaactaCCACTACAACCACAGAGACTCCTACTACAACACCTACTACTACAAGCACTACGACTGCCACAACAACCACAGGGACTACTACTACAACACCTACTACAACCACAGAGACTCCTACCACAACacctactactactactacttctaCAACCACAGAAACTCCTACCACAACACctactactactacaactaCAACTACAACTACAGAAACACCTACCACAACATCGACTACTATTACGAC ACTTCGACAACCACAGAAACTCCTACCACAACacctactactactactacaactaCAACTACCACTACAACCACAGAGACTCCTACTACAACACCTACTACTCCTACTTCTACAACCACAGAAACTCCTACCACAACACCTACTACTACTTCAACTACAACTACAGAAACACCTACCACAACATCGACTAGTATTACGACTACAACTACAACCACGGAGACTCCTACTACAACTTCGACAACTACAGAAACTCCTACCACAACACctactactactacaactaCATCTACAGAAACACCTACCACAACATCGACTAGTATTACGACTACCACTACAACCACGGAGACTCCTACTACACCTTCGACAACCACAGAAACTCCTACCACAACacctactactactactacaactaCAACTACAGAAACACCTACCACAACATCGACTACTACTACGACTACCACTACAACCACGGAGACTCCTACTACAACACCTACTACAACTTCGACAACCACAGAAACTCCTACCACAACACCacttactactactactactactattacAACCACAGAAACCACAACACCTACTAGAACTACAGAAAAACCAACCACAACACCTAGTACGTCCACAACCACAGAAACCCCTACCACTACAACTACTACTATTACAACTTCTATTCCCACAACTACTTTACCATTTACTTTGGCAACAAGcagtcaaagttcaacttttaGAATAATTACCGGTCCTGAGCCAAAAACTACTACAGTTGTTCCCCATCCTCAAAAGAAAGCAACAACAGGATCAACCACAATTTCTTCAACTACTACTATTACTAGTACTACACCCACAACCATCCCTTCAACTACACCTGGCT